Sequence from the Gemmatimonadales bacterium genome:
ACGCGAACAGCGTGGTCGCGACCACGATGGTGACGATGAACGCCGCGAGGCTGCGCAGCACGTCCAGCCCGAACCGCGCTGCCACCGCCGCCGACAGGCACAGGATGCCGACCGGCGCGAGGAACATTATCCAGCCGACCAGTTTGATGAGGACCTGGACTACCGCGTCGGCGAGTCCTACCACCGCCGTCCGCGACTTCTCCTCGAGGCTTCCGGCCGCCGCGCCGAAGAGCACCGAGAAGACGATCACCGGCAGGAGCACGCCGTCCGCCGCCGCCTTCACGGGATTGACCGGCACCAGCTCGATGATGAACTGTCTAAACCCCTGGATCCGCCCCACCTGCTGCGTCACGTCCGTCGCGCCGGCGGCGGCGGCGCTGCGCAACGACGCCGCGACTTCCGCCGAGACGGGAGCCAGCGGCACGATGAGCTGCGCCACGAGCAGCCCGAAGACAGCCGCCAGTAGAAGGGTCCCGAATGCGAAGGCAACCGTACGGCTGCCTACCCGGCCCAGCCTCCGGAAATCCCCGAGGCTCGCGACGCCCGACACGATGGCGGCCACGACCAACGGTATGACGACCATGCGGATGAGGTTCATCCACACCGTCCCGATCGGCTCCACGCCGACCGCGACGCTCATCAGCCACGGCCGCCCGCTGGCCGAAGCGAAGAGCCCGAACGCGAGGCCTATGACCAGTCCGGCGAAGATGCGCACTGAGAGCGATGTCGGTTTGCTATTCCCTGGTGTCACGAAGCAGATTCCCCGGACTCACAAGGAGTGTTCGTGTCTAACGCGCAGACCATGTCGCCGCGCTGGGCCCTCATCCTGGGCGTTTCGAGCGGGTTCGGCGCCAAGTGCGGGATGGCCCTCGCCGCCGCCGGCTACGAGATCTGCGGCGTCCACCTCGACCGCAAGTCGGGACTCGCCAGGGTGGCGGAGATCAAGGCGGAGATCGAGAAGCTCGGCCGCCGCGCGCTCTTCTTCAACTCCAACGCCGCCGACGCCGAGAAGCGCAAGGAAGTCATCGACGCGCTGGTCGCCGAGAAGGCCAACCTCGCCGTCCTGCTCCACTCCCTCGCGTTCGGCGCCCTGAAGCCCTTCATCGGCGGAGACCCGATCAGCGAGCAGCAGATGGACATGACGCTCGCCGTGATGGGGCACAGCCTGGTGTACTGGACCCAGGACGTGGTGCATAGCGGCCTCATGGGCAATGGCGGCCGCATCTTCTCCATGACCTCGTCGGGCTCGACCCGCGCGATCGCTGCGTACGGCGCGGTCTCGGCGGCGAAGTGCGCGCTGGAATCGCACACCCGGCAGCTGGCGTACGAGCTGTCGCCGCAGGGAATCTCCGTCAACGCCCTCCGCGCGGGCGTCACCGACACGCCGGCCCTCCGCAAGATCCCCGGCAGCGACCAGTTGCTCGTCGGCGCGGCGCAGAAGAACCCGGCCAAGCGCCTGACCACTCCCCGGGACGTCGCCGGCGCGCTCGTCGCGCTGTGTCACCCTGAGGCCGGCTGGGTGACCGGCAACGTCATCAACGTGGACGGGGGCGAAGAGATATCAGCCGGGTGACCGCTCGTCCAGCAGCTTGACGTCGGCCTGGAGCGCGCCCAGCTGGTTCAGCAGCTCCTGGACGTTCTCGGTGGTCGGGACCGGCACTCCCTCGCTGGCGAACATTTTCGCGACCAGGGCATCCGTATAGCCGACGACGGCGTTGGAGACGGCCGTATCGAGCACGCGGCTGATGCGAAGTACGGCCGGCAACTGCTGCCGGGCCGGGAGCGCCACGAAGAGGTCCGCCAGCTCCACGATGACCAACTCGCGCCAGTGTTGAAGCTCGTCCACCACCTCGCCCGCAGACAGCCCGCGCGCTTCGGCGAGCCGGCCATACAGCTCCGTGGCGGCGAACCAGCTCTCGCGGGCCTCGCGGCGCAGCGGTCCGCACATGTGTACGAGAAGGTCGAGGATTATCTGGAGAGGACGGGCCAGGGCGGCCGGATCGAGCCCCTCCCTGCCGGTCTCCCGCTCGAGCAGCCACCGGGTCCACCGTTCCAGCAGCTCCTCACGGGCTGCGGCGATGCCGCGTCCGACGACCAGAAGCGTCGGCGCCGAGTGGCGGCCTGCATGGATCGTCACTGGGTGCAGATAATAGTCCCATGGCCACCCCTCGGCTAGCCAAGCTCCGGCTCACCGGCTCCGACGGGGGGCCGCTGTACGTGGACGTGCGAACGGCCGCGGGGCCGGGCGAGGCGCGCCCGGCCGTCGTGGTCTGTCACGGATTCAAGGGATTCAAGGACTGGGGCTTCTTCCCGAAGCTCGCGGAACGCCTCGCGCTGGCCGGGTTCACGGCGATCACCTTCAACTTCTCGGGCAGCGGGGTTGGCGACGGTGAGGAGTTCGACGAGCCGGAGCGCTGGGGACACCAACGGCCCAGCGGCGACCTGGACGATATCCAGACCGTCGTGGACTTCGTCGCCGATGGCGGGTCCGCGTGGGTCGGACTCGTGGGCCACAGCCGAGGCGGCGGCCTCGCGGTCCTGCACGCCGCAAGGGACGCCCGCGTCCGGGCGCTGGTGACGTGGGCGGCGGTCGGGAGTTTCCTGTGGTGGCCGGACGACGACCTGCGGAGATGGCGCGCGGAAGGGAAGATAGACGTCGTGAACACGAGAACCGGCCAGGTGTTGCCCATCTACCGGGACGCGCTTGACGACCTCGAAGCGAACGGCGCCAAAGCGCTCAACGTGCCGGCCGCCGCGGGACGCGTTACCGTGCCGTGGCTCATTGTCCACGGGACTGAGGACACTTCCGTTCCTCCAACCGAAGCCGAGCACCTGCGGGCCGCATCCCGCTCGCCGGCAACTGAGCTCTGGCTGGTGGAGGGGGCGGGGCACACGTTCGGAGCGAAGCATCCGTGGGCCGGAAGCACCCCAGACCTGGACCAGGTGATGGATCGGACGGTTCGGTTCCTGTCGGAAGCACTACGGTGACCAGAAACGAAGCAGCCCGGACTCCCACCGAGCCCGGGCTGTTCGTCCTTCAGAAACGGCGGGGTCGCCTAAAGCCCTGCGCGCCTCAGCCCGTCGAGGTCGCTATCGCCCGGGTCGGGGAAATAGTCGAGCATGGCGTCCTGACGCCGCTTCCAGAGGAGGCCGGCCGCGGCAAGCGCCGCGACAGCCAGCAGACTGACACCGAAGATGCGAATGGGGTCCTCCCGCGTTAGGGTTCACGCCACCAATCTAATGACCCATGCAATAGCAAGAACCGGGCCTGACTCGGTGCGCCCCTTCCGGCCGCCATGGGAATGATCGAACGACTACGACTTTCCATCCAGCGCCGCGTGCCCGCAACAGTGAATGACGAGGAGGCGCAACGCGCGGCCGTGGCCGTCATCGTGACCGGGGACCCGCAACCCGCCATACTCTTCGTGAAACGCAAGGAACGGCCCGGGGATCCCTGGTCGGGGCAGATGGCCTTTCCCGGCGGCTACGCCGCGCCGACGGACCTGTCACCCCCGGCCACGGCCGAGCGGGAAACCCTCGAGGAGGCCGGCCTTGACCTCGCCAACGCGGGACACCGCTTGGGGATGCTCGACGAACTACACCCCCGCAGCGTCTACCTCCCCCGAATCATCGTGACCCCGTGCGTCTTCTCCCTTCCGAGCCGACTGGAGTTGCGGCCTGGCGCCGAGGTGGACGCCGCCGTGTGGCTCGGCGTCTCGGGCCTCTTCGCCAAGGAGAGCCGTCGTCCGTTCGAGGTGATGCTGCCCACAGGGTGCCAAACTTTCGAGTCGATCGTCGTGGACGGGTTCACGATATGGGGACTGACCGAACGTGTCTTGGGGCAACTGGCCGAAGTCCTTGACTCAGGGTGGGGTGGACGATAGTTTAGGGGCAACTAAATCGTGATTTAAGGTTGCCTGTGACCGTTCAAACTGCTCCGCACTACGTACCAGACGCACCCTCAGCCATTCCGGTCCGGCTCGGCCGCGTTCGACGGCTCCTTCCTTACATGGGTCCGGCTTTTCTCGTGTCGGTCGGTTACATGGATCCGGGCAACTGGGCGACCGACATAGAGGGCGGCGCCCGTTTCGGCTACACGCTCCTGTGGGTGCTGCTCCTGTCGAACCTCATGGCGATCCTGCTCCAAGGGCTGTCGGCCAAGCTCGGGATCGTCACCGGGAAGAGTCTGCCCGAGAACTGCCGGGACCGCTTCCCGCGCTGGCTGAACTACATCCTTTGGGGCGCCGCCGAGTGCTCTGCGCTCGCGACCGACCTGGCGGAGTTCCTCGGCGCCGCCCTCGGGTTCAACATCCTGCTGGGCATTCCGCTCTTCCAGGCTGCGCTCATCACCGGCGTAGCGGTCTTCGCGCTGCTCGCCCTCGAGAAGTTCGGATACCGTGCCGTCGAGTACGCGATCATCGCCCTGGTCGCGGTGATCGGCCTCGCCTACCTGTACGAGCTGGCGCTCGCCAAGCCGCTGATGGCGCCGCTGCTTAAAGGGCTGGTCACGCCGAACATCATGGACGGCCGGCTCTACATCGCGATCGGGATGCTCGGCGCCACGGTGATGCCGCACAACATCTACCTGCACTCCGCGCTGGTGCTGCCGCGGCGCGCGCTGATGGAACCGCGCAAGCACATCCGGACCCAGGTCGCGGACTCGGTCGTCGCGCTCAACCTGGCGTTCTTCGTGAACGCGGCCATCCTGATCATGTCGGCCGCCACGTTCTTCGAGCGCGGCGTCGTGGTCACTTCCATCGAGCAGGCGCACGAGACGCTGGCTCCGCTGCTGGGCGGGTACTCGGCCGTGGCGTTCGCGATCGCGCTGCTCGCCTCGGGGCTGGCCTCGAGCACTACCGCCACCCTCGCGGGCCAGGTCATCCTCCAGGGGTTCCTGCACGTCCGCATGAGCCTCTTCGTGCGACGGCTCATCACGATGGTCCCGGCACTGGTCGTGATCTACTTCCAGGTGGACTCGCTCAAGATCCTGGTTCTCTCGCAGGTGTGCCTCAGTTTCGGGCTACCGTTCGCGATCCTTCCGCTCATCTCCCTCACCAAGAACCATTCGGTCATGGGCGAGTACACCAACCGTCGCGCGACCACGAAACTCGCCATCCTGGTCGCGGCGGTCATCCTGCTGCTGAACGCCCTGCTCGTATACCAGATGCTCGGCGGGAAGATCTGAGATGACCGCGCCGCTCTCCCGTTCGGTCGAGGACTACCTCAAGACCATCTACCGGCTCTCTGAGGGAGGCGGGACTGCCGCGACCAACGACATCGCGCAGAAGCTGGACCTGTCGCCGGCGTCGGTCACCGGCATGGTCAAGAAGCTCGCGGAGTCGGGGCACCTCGAGCACGCGCCCTACCATGGTGTGCGGCTCACCGGCCCGGGCCGGCTGGCCGCGCTCGCCGTGATGCGGCGCCACCGCGTCCTCGAGACCTACCTCATCACCAAGCTCGGCTACGATTGGTCCAGCGTGCACGAGGAGGCCGAGCGCCTGGAGCATGCGGTGTCGGACGAGCTGATCGACCGGATGGCGTTCGCGCTCGGCGAGCCGCAGTACGACCCCCATGGCGCTCCTATCCCGACCCGCGAGGGCCAGATCGAGCGCACCGACTTCGAGCCACTCGCGGCGATGGAGACAGGCACGCGGGTGGCATTCCGGCAGGTGGAAGACGAGGACCCGGAGCGGCTCCGCTATCTCAAGTCGCTCGGCCTGGTGCCGATGGTGGAAATGGTCGTGACGGACCGGCAGCCGTTCGGCGGACCGATCACGGTGCGCGTCGAGGGCAAGCAGCCGCAGGAACGGGTTATCGGAGAGGAGTTGGCATCGTGCATGCTCGTCGAGCGACGCTAGCGGCGTTCGTCGCGCTCGCTGCCGCTGGCTGCAACGCGCTCACCACCGACGAGCCCGACCCCGGCGACGTCCTCGACGGGCCGGTCGAGGGACTCACGGCGGAGGAGCTGCGGGCGTTCGCCCGCGGTGACCGTGATTTCGGTAGGCCGTTCGCGATCAGTGAAGGCCTGGGGCCCATCTTCAACAACGTTTCGTGCGCCTCCTGCCACAGCGGCGACGGCCGCGGGCGCGTGGAGAACGCTCTCACGAGGTTCAGCATCGGCCTCGACCTCGCCCTCGCGCTCGGAGGCCCACAGATCCAGGACAAGGCGATCCCGGGCGCGGAGCCGGAGCGGCTTCCGCCCGGCGTGGACGTGTCGGTTCGCCTGCCGCCGCCGGTCTTCGGCGTAGGGCTCATCGAGGCGATCTCCGACGCCGCGATCCTGGCGTACGCCGATTCCTTGGACGCCGACGGCGACGGCATCTCCGGGCGGCCGAACTGGGTGACGCCACCGGACTTCGTGCCGTCCGACGAGCCGGGCAGCGGGCCCGGACTGAGGCTCGGCAGGTTCAGCCGCAAGGCGCAGGTGGCGAGCATCCTCCACCAGGTGGCCGGCGCGTACCACCAGGACATGGGGATCACCTCCGACTTCCTGCCGGTGGAGAACACGAATCCCCTCGCGAGCCTTGCCACCACGGCCGCCGACAACGTGCCCGACCCGGAGATCCCGGCCTCCACGGTGCGCGCCGTGGTCAACTATGTCCGGATGCTCGCACCGCCCGCACCGGGGGCGATGACGGTGACGCGCCGGCGCGGGGCGGCTCTCTTCGACTCGCTCCGCTGCTCTAGCTGCCATGTGCCGGTGCTCCAGACGGGGCCGAATCCCGTCGCGGCGTTGGCCAACCAGCCGGTGCGCCTGTACTCCGACCTTCTGCTGCACGACATGGGCGACGGCTTGGCCGACGGCCGGCCCGACGGGAGCGCGAGCGGCCGGGAATGGCGGACCGCTCCGCTGTGGGGACTCCGAATGATGCGCCGGTTCCTGAACGGCGATGCCTTCCTCCTGCACGACGGCCGGGCGCGGAGCGTCGAAGAGGCGATCCTCCTGCACGGCGGCGAGGCGCAGTCGTCGCGCAACGGCTTCGCGGCGCTCTCCTCGGGCGACCGCACGGCGCTGCTCGACTTCGTGGGGTCGAGGTGAATCAGATGGACCGCCGCCGCTTCGTGGAGTTGACCGCCGGCGCGCTCGCCGCCGCGGGGCTCCCCGGGTGCGCGTCGCTCGTCGCGACGCCCGTGACGCCGGTGAACGGCGCCGTCCGCCTGCCCATCCGAAACTACCCGCAGCTGGAGCATCCGGGCGGCTACCTCAAGATCATGCCGGCCGGCCAGTCGACACCGCTGTACGTGCTCGTCCTCGCTGACGGGGAGTTCTCAGTGGTGTCGTCCGTCTGCACCCATCTCCAGTGCACCGTCAATGTGGAAGGCCCGCGGCTCCTCTGTCCCTGCCACGGCTCGATGTACGACCGCGCGGGCCGCGTGCTTCGCGGCCCGGCGGAGCGGCCGCTGCGCCGGTTCCCAGCCGCGACTTCGGTGGAGGGTGAGCTGGTGATCCAGCTCGGGACCGCCTCGTGATGACCCGGGTGCTGCGCTGGCTGGCGGTCACGGTGGTCATGAGCGCGGTGCTCGTCGGACTGGCGGGCCGGTGGGACCTACCGCGTTTGTGGGCCTACGCCGCGCTCTGCTACGCCACCGGCCTGATAGGTGTGTTCACCATCGATGCCGAGGTGACTCGCGAGCGCCTGAGGCGCGGCCAGAAGACAGCCGATCCCCTGGTGCTCTTCCTGCTCCGCGCCTTCTCCCTGGGTCACATCGCGCTCGGCGTGCTCGATATCGGGCGTCTGCACTGGTCGGATTCGGTGCCGGTGGGTGGGTCGGTTCTGGGGCTGACCATGATGGCTGCGGCCTTCCGCATCACGCTTTCGGCCGTCGCGGCCAACCGCTTCTTTGTTCCCGCGGTGCGCATCCAGAAGGAACGCGGCCACCGCCTGGTGGACACCGGCCCGTACCGGCGGGTGCGTCATCCGGGGTACGCGGGGATGCTGTTGTTCGGGCCGGGAAGCGGCCTG
This genomic interval carries:
- a CDS encoding Nramp family divalent metal transporter; the protein is MTVQTAPHYVPDAPSAIPVRLGRVRRLLPYMGPAFLVSVGYMDPGNWATDIEGGARFGYTLLWVLLLSNLMAILLQGLSAKLGIVTGKSLPENCRDRFPRWLNYILWGAAECSALATDLAEFLGAALGFNILLGIPLFQAALITGVAVFALLALEKFGYRAVEYAIIALVAVIGLAYLYELALAKPLMAPLLKGLVTPNIMDGRLYIAIGMLGATVMPHNIYLHSALVLPRRALMEPRKHIRTQVADSVVALNLAFFVNAAILIMSAATFFERGVVVTSIEQAHETLAPLLGGYSAVAFAIALLASGLASSTTATLAGQVILQGFLHVRMSLFVRRLITMVPALVVIYFQVDSLKILVLSQVCLSFGLPFAILPLISLTKNHSVMGEYTNRRATTKLAILVAAVILLLNALLVYQMLGGKI
- a CDS encoding isoprenylcysteine carboxylmethyltransferase family protein, whose translation is MTRVLRWLAVTVVMSAVLVGLAGRWDLPRLWAYAALCYATGLIGVFTIDAEVTRERLRRGQKTADPLVLFLLRAFSLGHIALGVLDIGRLHWSDSVPVGGSVLGLTMMAAAFRITLSAVAANRFFVPAVRIQKERGHRLVDTGPYRRVRHPGYAGMLLFGPGSGLALGSWLACVAGLAASAVFAFRAAREDGFLKANLEGYSEYATRTRYRLVPGLW
- a CDS encoding CoA pyrophosphatase, whose protein sequence is MIERLRLSIQRRVPATVNDEEAQRAAVAVIVTGDPQPAILFVKRKERPGDPWSGQMAFPGGYAAPTDLSPPATAERETLEEAGLDLANAGHRLGMLDELHPRSVYLPRIIVTPCVFSLPSRLELRPGAEVDAAVWLGVSGLFAKESRRPFEVMLPTGCQTFESIVVDGFTIWGLTERVLGQLAEVLDSGWGGR
- a CDS encoding cation:dicarboxylase symporter family transporter; translated protein: MRIFAGLVIGLAFGLFASASGRPWLMSVAVGVEPIGTVWMNLIRMVVIPLVVAAIVSGVASLGDFRRLGRVGSRTVAFAFGTLLLAAVFGLLVAQLIVPLAPVSAEVAASLRSAAAAGATDVTQQVGRIQGFRQFIIELVPVNPVKAAADGVLLPVIVFSVLFGAAAGSLEEKSRTAVVGLADAVVQVLIKLVGWIMFLAPVGILCLSAAVAARFGLDVLRSLAAFIVTIVVATTLFA
- a CDS encoding SDR family oxidoreductase produces the protein MSNAQTMSPRWALILGVSSGFGAKCGMALAAAGYEICGVHLDRKSGLARVAEIKAEIEKLGRRALFFNSNAADAEKRKEVIDALVAEKANLAVLLHSLAFGALKPFIGGDPISEQQMDMTLAVMGHSLVYWTQDVVHSGLMGNGGRIFSMTSSGSTRAIAAYGAVSAAKCALESHTRQLAYELSPQGISVNALRAGVTDTPALRKIPGSDQLLVGAAQKNPAKRLTTPRDVAGALVALCHPEAGWVTGNVINVDGGEEISAG
- a CDS encoding Rieske (2Fe-2S) protein, with the protein product MDRRRFVELTAGALAAAGLPGCASLVATPVTPVNGAVRLPIRNYPQLEHPGGYLKIMPAGQSTPLYVLVLADGEFSVVSSVCTHLQCTVNVEGPRLLCPCHGSMYDRAGRVLRGPAERPLRRFPAATSVEGELVIQLGTAS
- a CDS encoding di-heme oxidoredictase family protein: MHARRATLAAFVALAAAGCNALTTDEPDPGDVLDGPVEGLTAEELRAFARGDRDFGRPFAISEGLGPIFNNVSCASCHSGDGRGRVENALTRFSIGLDLALALGGPQIQDKAIPGAEPERLPPGVDVSVRLPPPVFGVGLIEAISDAAILAYADSLDADGDGISGRPNWVTPPDFVPSDEPGSGPGLRLGRFSRKAQVASILHQVAGAYHQDMGITSDFLPVENTNPLASLATTAADNVPDPEIPASTVRAVVNYVRMLAPPAPGAMTVTRRRGAALFDSLRCSSCHVPVLQTGPNPVAALANQPVRLYSDLLLHDMGDGLADGRPDGSASGREWRTAPLWGLRMMRRFLNGDAFLLHDGRARSVEEAILLHGGEAQSSRNGFAALSSGDRTALLDFVGSR
- a CDS encoding alpha/beta fold hydrolase — protein: MATPRLAKLRLTGSDGGPLYVDVRTAAGPGEARPAVVVCHGFKGFKDWGFFPKLAERLALAGFTAITFNFSGSGVGDGEEFDEPERWGHQRPSGDLDDIQTVVDFVADGGSAWVGLVGHSRGGGLAVLHAARDARVRALVTWAAVGSFLWWPDDDLRRWRAEGKIDVVNTRTGQVLPIYRDALDDLEANGAKALNVPAAAGRVTVPWLIVHGTEDTSVPPTEAEHLRAASRSPATELWLVEGAGHTFGAKHPWAGSTPDLDQVMDRTVRFLSEALR
- a CDS encoding metal-dependent transcriptional regulator codes for the protein MTAPLSRSVEDYLKTIYRLSEGGGTAATNDIAQKLDLSPASVTGMVKKLAESGHLEHAPYHGVRLTGPGRLAALAVMRRHRVLETYLITKLGYDWSSVHEEAERLEHAVSDELIDRMAFALGEPQYDPHGAPIPTREGQIERTDFEPLAAMETGTRVAFRQVEDEDPERLRYLKSLGLVPMVEMVVTDRQPFGGPITVRVEGKQPQERVIGEELASCMLVERR